GCCCAAGTATTAACCTCAATCTTTGATCCAACATTTTCTGAAAACAGCTATGGTTTCCGACCTAACAGGAGCGCCCATAATGCGGTAAGAAAGGCAAAGGGTTATATCAAAGAAGGTTACCGCTGGGTAATTGATATGGACTTAGAGAAATTCTTTGATAAGGTTAATCATGACATACTGATGGGAATACTCGCTAAGAGAATTGAAGACCGCATTCTTCTCAAACTAATCAGGAAATACCTTCAATCAGGTGTAATGCTTAATGGGGTCGTACAATCAACGGAGGAAGGTACTCCGCAAGGGGGACCTCTCAGTCCACTACTTTCAAACATAATTCTTGATAAATTAGATAAAGAATTGGAAGCCAGAGGGCATAAGTTTGTCCGTTATGCGGATGACTGCAACATTTATGTTAAGTCATTAAAAGCAGGGGAACGTGTGATGGAATCCATTACGACGATTATTGAGCAGAAACTAAAATTGAAGGTAAACAGGGATAAGTCGGCAATCGACCGTCCGTGGAAACGGAAATTTCTTGGTTTCAGTTTCACATTTAATAAAGAACCGAAGGTGCGAATAGCGAAACAAAGCATTAAACGCTTTAAGACGAAGATTCGAGAAATTACCTCTCGGTCAAAACCTATCCCACTTGAGGTAAGAATTGAAATGTTAAACCGCTATCTTACAGGATGGTGCGGGTACTTCGCTTTAGCGGACACTCCAAGCAAATTCAAAGAATTTGATGAATGGATAAGAAGAAGGCTAAGAATGTGCGAATGGAAACAGTGGAAGAAATCTAAAACTAGAGTTAGAAAACTGATTGGTTTAGGCGTCCCTGGTTACAAGGCGCACGAATGGGGCAACTCCAGAAAGAAATACTGGAGAATCGCCTGTAGCCCAATATTACACAAAACCCTCGATAACTCATATTGGAGTCAACGAGGGTTGAAAAGTCTATATAACCGTTATGAAACTTTACGTCAATCTTAATAGAACCGCCGTATACCGAACGGTACGTACGGTGGTGTGAGAGGTCGGGGGTTAGTCACCCCCTCCTACTCGATTTTTTAATAATCACTTTTCCACTTAATCTTTATTTAATCTTTATCTCATCTTTATTTCATTAGGCTATACTTCTTTCCGAACAGAATTATTAATCAATTTTTTAAATACTCAAATATAGAAAGTAGTGAATACATGAAGCTACGTAAACAATTAAATAATGATGGTAAGGTTGCAGCATTTTTCTTATTACCAAGTTTGATTGGTTTTTCTCTTTTCTATCTAATCCCTTTTGTAATGGGTACTATCTATTCATTTAAAGATGGTGCTGTTGGTGGTTCTTTTGTTGGACTTTTTAATAATAAAGAGTTGTTAGCTAGTACTTCTTTTTTTAAGGCGGCCTCAAACACATTTTGGTTTACTGCAATCATTGTCCCATTAGTAGTCGTTATTTCTTTAATATTGGCACTTTGCTTGCATCAAACCGTCATGTTTAAAAATGTAATTATTAGTTCGTTTATCTTGCCAATTGTTGTACCTGTCGCTTCGATTGTAATGTTATGGCAAATATTATTTGATTGGAACGGTACCTTTAATTCATGGCTTGTAAATATGGGGTTTGCGCAAATCGATTGGATGAAATCGGATTGGTCGATCGCTGTAGTATCAGTTATTTATTTTTGGAAAAACATTGGTTACAACATGATTATATTCTTGGCAGGTCTTCAAAATATACCAAAAGATTACTATGAGATAGCCGAAATGGAAGGCGCAGGTCGTTTCTTTAAATTTAGACAGATTACGTTGGTTTACTTAACGCCGACAATGTTTTTTGTACTTTTAATGAGCATTATTAACTCCTTTAAAGTATTCCGTGAAACTTATCTAATTGCAGGCGATTATCCATATGATCGAATTTATATGATTCAGCACTATATGAATAATATGTTTGCTTCTTTAAATATTCAAAAGCTGACTGCTGCAGCTACTTTAATGGTCGGATGCATATTAATTCTAGTGTTTGTTTTCTTCGCAATCGAACGTCGTTATCGAAAGTTTATGAGTTAAGAATGAGAGGTGAAGAAGATGAAAAAAAATACTAAAATACGAAAATGGATTTTAACCCTCATATTATTAATTATTGCTGCAATGATGGTTTTTCCGATTGTTTTTACGTTATCAAATTCTTTTATGACGGAGAAAGAAATTAGCTCTTCCTATCCATCAGAAAATGAAATACAACAAGATAACAATGCACACAAAGAGAATTACGTACATTTGAAGTTGATTCCTGATAAGTTCTCGTTTGAACAATATAGTGCATTCTTTGAAAAGAAACAAGAATTACTTGACAAGCAACAATCGTATTTGGATCTGTATGGAAAT
This Neobacillus sp. YX16 DNA region includes the following protein-coding sequences:
- a CDS encoding sugar ABC transporter permease, which translates into the protein MKLRKQLNNDGKVAAFFLLPSLIGFSLFYLIPFVMGTIYSFKDGAVGGSFVGLFNNKELLASTSFFKAASNTFWFTAIIVPLVVVISLILALCLHQTVMFKNVIISSFILPIVVPVASIVMLWQILFDWNGTFNSWLVNMGFAQIDWMKSDWSIAVVSVIYFWKNIGYNMIIFLAGLQNIPKDYYEIAEMEGAGRFFKFRQITLVYLTPTMFFVLLMSIINSFKVFRETYLIAGDYPYDRIYMIQHYMNNMFASLNIQKLTAAATLMVGCILILVFVFFAIERRYRKFMS
- the ltrA gene encoding group II intron reverse transcriptase/maturase — protein: MLMELILSRENLLTALKRVEQNKGSHGIDGMSVKFLRRHLYENWDSLRETLRTGNYQPSPVRRVGIPKPGGGIRLLGIPTVTDRFIQQAIAQVLTSIFDPTFSENSYGFRPNRSAHNAVRKAKGYIKEGYRWVIDMDLEKFFDKVNHDILMGILAKRIEDRILLKLIRKYLQSGVMLNGVVQSTEEGTPQGGPLSPLLSNIILDKLDKELEARGHKFVRYADDCNIYVKSLKAGERVMESITTIIEQKLKLKVNRDKSAIDRPWKRKFLGFSFTFNKEPKVRIAKQSIKRFKTKIREITSRSKPIPLEVRIEMLNRYLTGWCGYFALADTPSKFKEFDEWIRRRLRMCEWKQWKKSKTRVRKLIGLGVPGYKAHEWGNSRKKYWRIACSPILHKTLDNSYWSQRGLKSLYNRYETLRQS